Proteins encoded together in one Triticum dicoccoides isolate Atlit2015 ecotype Zavitan chromosome 7B, WEW_v2.0, whole genome shotgun sequence window:
- the LOC119342051 gene encoding uncharacterized protein LOC119342051 isoform X2, with protein sequence MSSGGSSRSRTRSGLVRGNNIRDPSNNSSARTRSQIARGNSTMDSNELSCSKTRSGLVRVNNIVDSSEGSSSKARSGLVNVNNTVDCNNGPSSRTRSGLTRANNISDSSKGLYSTTQSGLVGANIAMDSNDSSGSKAQSELVKGNIDVDSNDGSCSKTRSGLVRGNIVMDFNEDSSSKTQSGLVRGNSAMDTPKDSSSSRRRSGRVRRRPADKVESMDEPVIKGPPDECEADGPGKNRSNCKSDLVQLKDSPDIKGSDGSSKEDIPVKDRLNYKSDQSKDEPVMKGPDGWWKEESSSKTGLRHTTDLVQIKDGLLSKGQLPDGWRKEVRPRKDGTKSDPVQIKDGLLSKGQLPDGWRKEVRPRKDGTKSDPYYTDPVSGYEFRSLKDVQRYIESGDISKCNVRPKKRTAQGACITQNQDYTGRSSEYARPGTADKAIQCELLTEEGIRLPWEEMLKTYTQNTMLPVSEVMKLMQKCADKVDPSEHESVQLVSRQRASRGKRSVQRKEPNAEVKTKKRKTMSKEKVATSPTPRVSPRLVARKVNPEVNTEPQDEPTIVNLANQVKPTEEKTADVRKVNPEGNTEPEDGPTRVNLVNQEKLIQQKTVDVSQADTVIQMQTKHGNTANQLQSRQTDAAVPVQINYEGTVNRSQLCQADPVTQIQADTVVPTVQTNHVGAVSQLWLSQAATANRIQTNQESTASRLQSNQAENANHIHGMQKYTTNYSQLRKADTTHQKQTNQKNTASQVRSSQEKSPFQKQAGQKYVANYSQLPQSHGSTVNHIQTNQQHTANQIQLQSSQADTANVLRATKEFFVNHSLLRQAGVNHMQSNQEDTAIRLQLCQADTLKQMQTVQGNSTDRSQLVQGLPVNQTQTIQEYFTKHSQPSPVNTVNQMQIGQENTANQLRFSQASSVNKAQSVQENTTSRSQLIQGLTVSQIQAIRENNTRYLQPRYAENPIQQSGCSPAPEWGHGAPAMGFWNNNAEHQKSSVPMQIDAAPIATSSANVEPQYAPAPEPVLPTQTAVPRGADPSGFALPSFGNSWSDPCIEFAFKTLTGDIPVLDPTVADYFPLQQDLNKVAPPDYSAPSNDTRNHTQHVNQSSHHSAPRPSNGFYNGGWFPPQ encoded by the exons ATGTCTTCTGGCGGGAGCTCGCGTTCTAGAACTAGAAGTGGCCTTGTCAGGGGAAACAATATCAGGGATCCCAGCAACAATTCATCTGCTAGAACAAGAAGTCAGATTGCCAGGGGAAACAGCACCATGGATTCCAACGAGCTATCATGTTCTAAAACACGAAGTGGGCTTGTTAGGGTAAACAATATTGTGGATTCCAGTGAGGGTTCATCTTCTAAAGCACGAAGTGGGCTTGTTAATGTAAACAACACCGTGGATTGCAATAATGGTCCTTCTTCTAGAACACGAAGTGGGCTTACTAGGGCAAACAATATCTCGGATTCCAGCAAGGGTTTGTACTCTACAACACAAAGTGGACTTGTTGGAGCAAACATTGCTATGGATTCCAATGATAGTTCAGGTTCTAAAGCACAAAGTGAACTTGTTAAAGGAAACATCGATGTGGATTCCAATGATGGTTCATGTTCTAAAACGCGAAGTGGGCTTGTTAGAGGAAACATTGTTATGGATTTCAATGAAGATTCATCTTCTAAAACGCAAAGTGGGCTTGTTAGAGGAAACTCTGCTATGGATACCCCCAAGGATTCATCATCTTCTAGAAGACGAAGTGGGCGTGTTAGAAGACGGCCCGCTGATAAG GTAGAAAGCATGGATGAACCAGTCATTAAGGGCCCACCTGATGAATGTGAAGCAGATGGTCCAGGAAAAAATAGATCAAATTGCAAGAGTGATCTG GTGCAACTCAAGGATAGCCCAGACATTAAGGGGTCAGATGGAAGTTCCAAAGAAGACATACCAGTAAAGGATCGATTGAATTACAAGAGTGATCAG AGCAAGGATGAACCAGTCATGAAGGGGCCTGATGGATGGTGGAAAGAAGAAAGCTCCAGCAAGACTGGATTAAGGCACACGACTGATCTG GTCCAGATCAAGGATGGTCTACTCAGTAAGGGGCAGTTGCCTGATGGATGGCGAAAAGAAGTCAGGCCAAGAAAGGACGGAACTAAGAGTGATCCA GTCCAAATCAAGGATGGGCTACTCAGTAAGGGGCAGTTGCCTGATGGATGGCGGAAAGAAGTCAGGCCAAGAAAGGACGGAACTAAGAGTGATCCA TACTACACTGACCCAGTCAGTGGTTATGAATTTCGCTCTCTGAAGGACGTGCAACGTTATATTGAATCAGGAGACATAAGTAAATGCAATGTTAGGCCAAAGAAGAGAACTGCCCAGGGTGCTTGTATTACACAGAATCAAGATTAT ACAGGAAGATCATCAGAATATGCAAGACCAGGTACTGCTGATAAGGCTATTCAATGTGAATTACTAACTGAAGAAGGGATCAGGCTACCATGGGAGGAAATGCTCAAGACATATACTCAAAATACAATGTTGCCAGTGTCTGAAGTCATGAAACTGATGCAAAAATGTGCGGACAAGGTTGATCCCTCGGAACACGAGAGCGTGCAACTGGTCTCTCGACAGCGTGCTTCAAGGGGAAAGAGATCTGTTCAAAGAAAAGAACCAAATGCAGAGGTGAAAACCAAGAAGCGTAAAACCATGTCTAAAGAAAAGGTCGCCACATCTCCCACTCCCAGAGTGTCACCCCGCTTGGTTGCACGGAAGGTTAATCCTGAAGTTAACACTGAGCCTCAAGATGAGCCGACCATTGTAAATCTTGCCAATCAGGTAAAGCCTACTGAAGAAAAAACTGCGGATGTACGAAAAGTTAATCCTGAAGGAAACACTGAGCCTGAAGATGGACCTACCAGGGTAAATCTTGTCAATCAGGAAAAGCTTATTCAACAAAAAACTGTGGATGTGAGCCAGGCAGACACTGTCATTCAAATGCAAACCAAGCATGGGAACACTGCCAATCAGTTACAGTCGAGGCAAACAGATGCTGCCGTTCCAGTGCAGATCAATTATGAGGGCACTGTCAATCGGTCACAGCTGTGCCAAGCAGACCCTGTCACCCAAATCCAAGCTGATACTGTCGTTCCAACAGTGCAGACCAATCATGTGGGCGCTGTCAGTCAGTTATGGTTGAGCCAGGCAGCCACTGCCAATCGAATACAGACCAATCAGGAGAGTACTGCCAGTCGGTTACAGTCGAACCAAGCAGAGAATGCCAATCACATACATGGTATGCAGAAATACACTACCAACTACTCACAGCTGAGAAAAGCAGACACTACGCATCAGAAACAGACTAATCAGAAAAATACTGCCAGTCAGGTACGTTCGAGCCAAGAAAAGTCGCCCTTTCAAAAGCAGGCTGGACAGAAATACGTTGCCAATTACTCACAGTTACCACAAAGCCATGGAAGCACTGTGAATCACATACAAACTAATCAGCAACACACTGCCAATCAGATTCAGTTACAGTCAAGCCAGGCAGACACAGCCAACGTTTTACGAGCTACAAAGGAATTCTTTGTGAATCACTCACTGCTGAGGCAAGCAGGTGTGAACCACATGCAGAGTAACCAGGAGGACACCGCCATTCGATTACAATTATGTCAAGCCGACACCCTGAAGCAAATGCAAACTGTGCAGGGAAATAGCACTGATCGGTCACAGCTGGTCCAAGGTTTACCTGTTAATCAAACACAAACTATTCAGGAATACTTCACTAAGCACTCGCAGCCGAGCCCAGTAAATACTGTGAATCAAATGCAGATTGGCCAGGAAAACACCGCCAATCAACTACGATTCAGTCAAGCTAGCTCTGTCAATAAGGCACAAAGTGTGCAGGAAAATACCACCAGTCGATCACAGCTGATCCAGGGTTTAACTGTCAGCCAAATACAGGCTATTCGGGAAAACAATACCAGATACTTGCAGCCACGTTATGCTGAAAATCCTATCCAACAATCTGGTTGCTCTCCGGCTCCTGAGTGGGGACATGGAGCACCTGCCATGGGCTTCTGGAATAATAATGCTGAACATCAGAAGTCGTCGGTTCCGATGCAAATAGACGCAGCACCCATTGCAACCTCCTCGGCAAATGTTGAACCGCAGTATGCGCCTGCCCCAGAACCTGTTTTGCCAACACAGACTGCGGTGCCTCGAGGTGCTGACCCATCTGGGTTCGCCCTGCCATCATTTGGAAATTCCTGGTCAGACCCATGTATCGAGTTCGCGTTCAAGACCCTCACAGGTGACATCCCTGTTCTGGATCCAACTGTCGCGGACTACTTTCCTCTGCAGCAAGACTTGAATAAAGTCGCACCACCAGATTACTCTGCTCCCTCCAACGATACTAGAAACCATACACAACATGTCAACCAAAGCAGCCACCACTCGGCCCCAAGGCCATCAAATGGGTTCTACAATggtggctggttccctccccagtgA
- the LOC119342051 gene encoding uncharacterized protein LOC119342051 isoform X3 has product MSSGGSSRSRTRSGLVRGNNIRDPSNNSSARTRSQIARGNSTMDSNELSCSKTRSGLVRVNNIVDSSEGSSSKARSGLVNVNNTVDCNNGPSSRTRSGLTRANNISDSSKGLYSTTQSGLVGANIAMDSNDSSGSKAQSELVKGNIDVDSNDGSCSKTRSGLVRGNIVMDFNEDSSSKTQSGLVRGNSAMDTPKDSSSSRRRSGRVRRRPADKVESMDEPVIKGPPDECEADGPGKNRSNCKSDLVQLKDSPDIKGSDGSSKEDIPVKDRLNYKSDQVQSKDEPVMKGPDGWWKEESSSKTGLRHTTDLVQIKDGLLSKGQLPDGWRKEVRPRKDGTKSDPYYTDPVSGYEFRSLKDVQRYIESGDISKCNVRPKKRTAQGACITQNQDYTGRSSEYARPGTADKAIQCELLTEEGIRLPWEEMLKTYTQNTMLPVSEVMKLMQKCADKVDPSEHESVQLVSRQRASRGKRSVQRKEPNAEVKTKKRKTMSKEKVATSPTPRVSPRLVARKVNPEVNTEPQDEPTIVNLANQVKPTEEKTADVRKVNPEGNTEPEDGPTRVNLVNQEKLIQQKTVDVSQADTVIQMQTKHGNTANQLQSRQTDAAVPVQINYEGTVNRSQLCQADPVTQIQADTVVPTVQTNHVGAVSQLWLSQAATANRIQTNQESTASRLQSNQAENANHIHGMQKYTTNYSQLRKADTTHQKQTNQKNTASQVRSSQEKSPFQKQAGQKYVANYSQLPQSHGSTVNHIQTNQQHTANQIQLQSSQADTANVLRATKEFFVNHSLLRQAGVNHMQSNQEDTAIRLQLCQADTLKQMQTVQGNSTDRSQLVQGLPVNQTQTIQEYFTKHSQPSPVNTVNQMQIGQENTANQLRFSQASSVNKAQSVQENTTSRSQLIQGLTVSQIQAIRENNTRYLQPRYAENPIQQSGCSPAPEWGHGAPAMGFWNNNAEHQKSSVPMQIDAAPIATSSANVEPQYAPAPEPVLPTQTAVPRGADPSGFALPSFGNSWSDPCIEFAFKTLTGDIPVLDPTVADYFPLQQDLNKVAPPDYSAPSNDTRNHTQHVNQSSHHSAPRPSNGFYNGGWFPPQ; this is encoded by the exons ATGTCTTCTGGCGGGAGCTCGCGTTCTAGAACTAGAAGTGGCCTTGTCAGGGGAAACAATATCAGGGATCCCAGCAACAATTCATCTGCTAGAACAAGAAGTCAGATTGCCAGGGGAAACAGCACCATGGATTCCAACGAGCTATCATGTTCTAAAACACGAAGTGGGCTTGTTAGGGTAAACAATATTGTGGATTCCAGTGAGGGTTCATCTTCTAAAGCACGAAGTGGGCTTGTTAATGTAAACAACACCGTGGATTGCAATAATGGTCCTTCTTCTAGAACACGAAGTGGGCTTACTAGGGCAAACAATATCTCGGATTCCAGCAAGGGTTTGTACTCTACAACACAAAGTGGACTTGTTGGAGCAAACATTGCTATGGATTCCAATGATAGTTCAGGTTCTAAAGCACAAAGTGAACTTGTTAAAGGAAACATCGATGTGGATTCCAATGATGGTTCATGTTCTAAAACGCGAAGTGGGCTTGTTAGAGGAAACATTGTTATGGATTTCAATGAAGATTCATCTTCTAAAACGCAAAGTGGGCTTGTTAGAGGAAACTCTGCTATGGATACCCCCAAGGATTCATCATCTTCTAGAAGACGAAGTGGGCGTGTTAGAAGACGGCCCGCTGATAAG GTAGAAAGCATGGATGAACCAGTCATTAAGGGCCCACCTGATGAATGTGAAGCAGATGGTCCAGGAAAAAATAGATCAAATTGCAAGAGTGATCTG GTGCAACTCAAGGATAGCCCAGACATTAAGGGGTCAGATGGAAGTTCCAAAGAAGACATACCAGTAAAGGATCGATTGAATTACAAGAGTGATCAG GTTCAGAGCAAGGATGAACCAGTCATGAAGGGGCCTGATGGATGGTGGAAAGAAGAAAGCTCCAGCAAGACTGGATTAAGGCACACGACTGATCTG GTCCAAATCAAGGATGGGCTACTCAGTAAGGGGCAGTTGCCTGATGGATGGCGGAAAGAAGTCAGGCCAAGAAAGGACGGAACTAAGAGTGATCCA TACTACACTGACCCAGTCAGTGGTTATGAATTTCGCTCTCTGAAGGACGTGCAACGTTATATTGAATCAGGAGACATAAGTAAATGCAATGTTAGGCCAAAGAAGAGAACTGCCCAGGGTGCTTGTATTACACAGAATCAAGATTAT ACAGGAAGATCATCAGAATATGCAAGACCAGGTACTGCTGATAAGGCTATTCAATGTGAATTACTAACTGAAGAAGGGATCAGGCTACCATGGGAGGAAATGCTCAAGACATATACTCAAAATACAATGTTGCCAGTGTCTGAAGTCATGAAACTGATGCAAAAATGTGCGGACAAGGTTGATCCCTCGGAACACGAGAGCGTGCAACTGGTCTCTCGACAGCGTGCTTCAAGGGGAAAGAGATCTGTTCAAAGAAAAGAACCAAATGCAGAGGTGAAAACCAAGAAGCGTAAAACCATGTCTAAAGAAAAGGTCGCCACATCTCCCACTCCCAGAGTGTCACCCCGCTTGGTTGCACGGAAGGTTAATCCTGAAGTTAACACTGAGCCTCAAGATGAGCCGACCATTGTAAATCTTGCCAATCAGGTAAAGCCTACTGAAGAAAAAACTGCGGATGTACGAAAAGTTAATCCTGAAGGAAACACTGAGCCTGAAGATGGACCTACCAGGGTAAATCTTGTCAATCAGGAAAAGCTTATTCAACAAAAAACTGTGGATGTGAGCCAGGCAGACACTGTCATTCAAATGCAAACCAAGCATGGGAACACTGCCAATCAGTTACAGTCGAGGCAAACAGATGCTGCCGTTCCAGTGCAGATCAATTATGAGGGCACTGTCAATCGGTCACAGCTGTGCCAAGCAGACCCTGTCACCCAAATCCAAGCTGATACTGTCGTTCCAACAGTGCAGACCAATCATGTGGGCGCTGTCAGTCAGTTATGGTTGAGCCAGGCAGCCACTGCCAATCGAATACAGACCAATCAGGAGAGTACTGCCAGTCGGTTACAGTCGAACCAAGCAGAGAATGCCAATCACATACATGGTATGCAGAAATACACTACCAACTACTCACAGCTGAGAAAAGCAGACACTACGCATCAGAAACAGACTAATCAGAAAAATACTGCCAGTCAGGTACGTTCGAGCCAAGAAAAGTCGCCCTTTCAAAAGCAGGCTGGACAGAAATACGTTGCCAATTACTCACAGTTACCACAAAGCCATGGAAGCACTGTGAATCACATACAAACTAATCAGCAACACACTGCCAATCAGATTCAGTTACAGTCAAGCCAGGCAGACACAGCCAACGTTTTACGAGCTACAAAGGAATTCTTTGTGAATCACTCACTGCTGAGGCAAGCAGGTGTGAACCACATGCAGAGTAACCAGGAGGACACCGCCATTCGATTACAATTATGTCAAGCCGACACCCTGAAGCAAATGCAAACTGTGCAGGGAAATAGCACTGATCGGTCACAGCTGGTCCAAGGTTTACCTGTTAATCAAACACAAACTATTCAGGAATACTTCACTAAGCACTCGCAGCCGAGCCCAGTAAATACTGTGAATCAAATGCAGATTGGCCAGGAAAACACCGCCAATCAACTACGATTCAGTCAAGCTAGCTCTGTCAATAAGGCACAAAGTGTGCAGGAAAATACCACCAGTCGATCACAGCTGATCCAGGGTTTAACTGTCAGCCAAATACAGGCTATTCGGGAAAACAATACCAGATACTTGCAGCCACGTTATGCTGAAAATCCTATCCAACAATCTGGTTGCTCTCCGGCTCCTGAGTGGGGACATGGAGCACCTGCCATGGGCTTCTGGAATAATAATGCTGAACATCAGAAGTCGTCGGTTCCGATGCAAATAGACGCAGCACCCATTGCAACCTCCTCGGCAAATGTTGAACCGCAGTATGCGCCTGCCCCAGAACCTGTTTTGCCAACACAGACTGCGGTGCCTCGAGGTGCTGACCCATCTGGGTTCGCCCTGCCATCATTTGGAAATTCCTGGTCAGACCCATGTATCGAGTTCGCGTTCAAGACCCTCACAGGTGACATCCCTGTTCTGGATCCAACTGTCGCGGACTACTTTCCTCTGCAGCAAGACTTGAATAAAGTCGCACCACCAGATTACTCTGCTCCCTCCAACGATACTAGAAACCATACACAACATGTCAACCAAAGCAGCCACCACTCGGCCCCAAGGCCATCAAATGGGTTCTACAATggtggctggttccctccccagtgA
- the LOC119342051 gene encoding uncharacterized protein LOC119342051 isoform X5, translated as MSSGGSSRSRTRSGLVRGNNIRDPSNNSSARTRSQIARGNSTMDSNELSCSKTRSGLVRVNNIVDSSEGSSSKARSGLVNVNNTVDCNNGPSSRTRSGLTRANNISDSSKGLYSTTQSGLVGANIAMDSNDSSGSKAQSELVKGNIDVDSNDGSCSKTRSGLVRGNIVMDFNEDSSSKTQSGLVRGNSAMDTPKDSSSSRRRSGRVRRRPADKVESMDEPVIKGPPDECEADGPGKNRSNCKSDLVQLKDSPDIKGSDGSSKEDIPVKDRLNYKSDQSKDEPVMKGPDGWWKEESSSKTGLRHTTDLVQIKDGLLSKGQLPDGWRKEVRPRKDGTKSDPYYTDPVSGYEFRSLKDVQRYIESGDISKCNVRPKKRTAQGACITQNQDYTGRSSEYARPGTADKAIQCELLTEEGIRLPWEEMLKTYTQNTMLPVSEVMKLMQKCADKVDPSEHESVQLVSRQRASRGKRSVQRKEPNAEVKTKKRKTMSKEKVATSPTPRVSPRLVARKVNPEVNTEPQDEPTIVNLANQVKPTEEKTADVRKVNPEGNTEPEDGPTRVNLVNQEKLIQQKTVDVSQADTVIQMQTKHGNTANQLQSRQTDAAVPVQINYEGTVNRSQLCQADPVTQIQADTVVPTVQTNHVGAVSQLWLSQAATANRIQTNQESTASRLQSNQAENANHIHGMQKYTTNYSQLRKADTTHQKQTNQKNTASQVRSSQEKSPFQKQAGQKYVANYSQLPQSHGSTVNHIQTNQQHTANQIQLQSSQADTANVLRATKEFFVNHSLLRQAGVNHMQSNQEDTAIRLQLCQADTLKQMQTVQGNSTDRSQLVQGLPVNQTQTIQEYFTKHSQPSPVNTVNQMQIGQENTANQLRFSQASSVNKAQSVQENTTSRSQLIQGLTVSQIQAIRENNTRYLQPRYAENPIQQSGCSPAPEWGHGAPAMGFWNNNAEHQKSSVPMQIDAAPIATSSANVEPQYAPAPEPVLPTQTAVPRGADPSGFALPSFGNSWSDPCIEFAFKTLTGDIPVLDPTVADYFPLQQDLNKVAPPDYSAPSNDTRNHTQHVNQSSHHSAPRPSNGFYNGGWFPPQ; from the exons ATGTCTTCTGGCGGGAGCTCGCGTTCTAGAACTAGAAGTGGCCTTGTCAGGGGAAACAATATCAGGGATCCCAGCAACAATTCATCTGCTAGAACAAGAAGTCAGATTGCCAGGGGAAACAGCACCATGGATTCCAACGAGCTATCATGTTCTAAAACACGAAGTGGGCTTGTTAGGGTAAACAATATTGTGGATTCCAGTGAGGGTTCATCTTCTAAAGCACGAAGTGGGCTTGTTAATGTAAACAACACCGTGGATTGCAATAATGGTCCTTCTTCTAGAACACGAAGTGGGCTTACTAGGGCAAACAATATCTCGGATTCCAGCAAGGGTTTGTACTCTACAACACAAAGTGGACTTGTTGGAGCAAACATTGCTATGGATTCCAATGATAGTTCAGGTTCTAAAGCACAAAGTGAACTTGTTAAAGGAAACATCGATGTGGATTCCAATGATGGTTCATGTTCTAAAACGCGAAGTGGGCTTGTTAGAGGAAACATTGTTATGGATTTCAATGAAGATTCATCTTCTAAAACGCAAAGTGGGCTTGTTAGAGGAAACTCTGCTATGGATACCCCCAAGGATTCATCATCTTCTAGAAGACGAAGTGGGCGTGTTAGAAGACGGCCCGCTGATAAG GTAGAAAGCATGGATGAACCAGTCATTAAGGGCCCACCTGATGAATGTGAAGCAGATGGTCCAGGAAAAAATAGATCAAATTGCAAGAGTGATCTG GTGCAACTCAAGGATAGCCCAGACATTAAGGGGTCAGATGGAAGTTCCAAAGAAGACATACCAGTAAAGGATCGATTGAATTACAAGAGTGATCAG AGCAAGGATGAACCAGTCATGAAGGGGCCTGATGGATGGTGGAAAGAAGAAAGCTCCAGCAAGACTGGATTAAGGCACACGACTGATCTG GTCCAAATCAAGGATGGGCTACTCAGTAAGGGGCAGTTGCCTGATGGATGGCGGAAAGAAGTCAGGCCAAGAAAGGACGGAACTAAGAGTGATCCA TACTACACTGACCCAGTCAGTGGTTATGAATTTCGCTCTCTGAAGGACGTGCAACGTTATATTGAATCAGGAGACATAAGTAAATGCAATGTTAGGCCAAAGAAGAGAACTGCCCAGGGTGCTTGTATTACACAGAATCAAGATTAT ACAGGAAGATCATCAGAATATGCAAGACCAGGTACTGCTGATAAGGCTATTCAATGTGAATTACTAACTGAAGAAGGGATCAGGCTACCATGGGAGGAAATGCTCAAGACATATACTCAAAATACAATGTTGCCAGTGTCTGAAGTCATGAAACTGATGCAAAAATGTGCGGACAAGGTTGATCCCTCGGAACACGAGAGCGTGCAACTGGTCTCTCGACAGCGTGCTTCAAGGGGAAAGAGATCTGTTCAAAGAAAAGAACCAAATGCAGAGGTGAAAACCAAGAAGCGTAAAACCATGTCTAAAGAAAAGGTCGCCACATCTCCCACTCCCAGAGTGTCACCCCGCTTGGTTGCACGGAAGGTTAATCCTGAAGTTAACACTGAGCCTCAAGATGAGCCGACCATTGTAAATCTTGCCAATCAGGTAAAGCCTACTGAAGAAAAAACTGCGGATGTACGAAAAGTTAATCCTGAAGGAAACACTGAGCCTGAAGATGGACCTACCAGGGTAAATCTTGTCAATCAGGAAAAGCTTATTCAACAAAAAACTGTGGATGTGAGCCAGGCAGACACTGTCATTCAAATGCAAACCAAGCATGGGAACACTGCCAATCAGTTACAGTCGAGGCAAACAGATGCTGCCGTTCCAGTGCAGATCAATTATGAGGGCACTGTCAATCGGTCACAGCTGTGCCAAGCAGACCCTGTCACCCAAATCCAAGCTGATACTGTCGTTCCAACAGTGCAGACCAATCATGTGGGCGCTGTCAGTCAGTTATGGTTGAGCCAGGCAGCCACTGCCAATCGAATACAGACCAATCAGGAGAGTACTGCCAGTCGGTTACAGTCGAACCAAGCAGAGAATGCCAATCACATACATGGTATGCAGAAATACACTACCAACTACTCACAGCTGAGAAAAGCAGACACTACGCATCAGAAACAGACTAATCAGAAAAATACTGCCAGTCAGGTACGTTCGAGCCAAGAAAAGTCGCCCTTTCAAAAGCAGGCTGGACAGAAATACGTTGCCAATTACTCACAGTTACCACAAAGCCATGGAAGCACTGTGAATCACATACAAACTAATCAGCAACACACTGCCAATCAGATTCAGTTACAGTCAAGCCAGGCAGACACAGCCAACGTTTTACGAGCTACAAAGGAATTCTTTGTGAATCACTCACTGCTGAGGCAAGCAGGTGTGAACCACATGCAGAGTAACCAGGAGGACACCGCCATTCGATTACAATTATGTCAAGCCGACACCCTGAAGCAAATGCAAACTGTGCAGGGAAATAGCACTGATCGGTCACAGCTGGTCCAAGGTTTACCTGTTAATCAAACACAAACTATTCAGGAATACTTCACTAAGCACTCGCAGCCGAGCCCAGTAAATACTGTGAATCAAATGCAGATTGGCCAGGAAAACACCGCCAATCAACTACGATTCAGTCAAGCTAGCTCTGTCAATAAGGCACAAAGTGTGCAGGAAAATACCACCAGTCGATCACAGCTGATCCAGGGTTTAACTGTCAGCCAAATACAGGCTATTCGGGAAAACAATACCAGATACTTGCAGCCACGTTATGCTGAAAATCCTATCCAACAATCTGGTTGCTCTCCGGCTCCTGAGTGGGGACATGGAGCACCTGCCATGGGCTTCTGGAATAATAATGCTGAACATCAGAAGTCGTCGGTTCCGATGCAAATAGACGCAGCACCCATTGCAACCTCCTCGGCAAATGTTGAACCGCAGTATGCGCCTGCCCCAGAACCTGTTTTGCCAACACAGACTGCGGTGCCTCGAGGTGCTGACCCATCTGGGTTCGCCCTGCCATCATTTGGAAATTCCTGGTCAGACCCATGTATCGAGTTCGCGTTCAAGACCCTCACAGGTGACATCCCTGTTCTGGATCCAACTGTCGCGGACTACTTTCCTCTGCAGCAAGACTTGAATAAAGTCGCACCACCAGATTACTCTGCTCCCTCCAACGATACTAGAAACCATACACAACATGTCAACCAAAGCAGCCACCACTCGGCCCCAAGGCCATCAAATGGGTTCTACAATggtggctggttccctccccagtgA